The following nucleotide sequence is from Flavobacterium sp. N1736.
AGGTTCATCTCGTGAGCATGCTGCAATGGAACCACGTTTTTTAGGCGTTAAAGCGGTATTAGTAAAATCTTTTGCACGTATACACGAAACAAACCTTAAAAAACAAGGTCTTTTAGGATTAACATTCGCTACTGAAACTGATTATGATAAAATTCAGGAAAATGATACCATTAATTTTACTGATTTAACCGAGTTCGCTCCGGGAAAACCATTAACATTAGAGTTCATTCATGCAGATGGTACAAAAGATATTATCTTGGCAAACCATACTTACAACGCAGGTCAAATTGGCTGGTTCGTTGCGGGTTCAGCATTAAACTTAATTGCTGCCGGAAAAGCATAATCTAAAAATTTTAATTATACCAAAAACGCTCTGTGAAAACAGAGCGTTTTTTATTTAGTATTTTATATTTTTTTATGAATTTATGGATTCACTTTAGAGTCATTGTTGATAGCTGAAAAAACTTTGATTCGATCTGGTTTAGTAGCTTCAAATTCGTCAATAGAAATGTTATACACACTAGTCGATGGTGTTTCAGAATAATCATTATACGTATATCCACCAATAATATATAACTTACCATTAGAATAATACATTGCAGAAGATTTTAAGCCCAACTCAATTGCGTATTCTTTTAATTCCTTAGATGTTATATTATAAGTAAGCATTTTTTTGTCTTCAAAACAATAAATAATATTATTGCAATATGTCACAGCAGGCTTTTCCAACCCAGAAAACAACTCGCCTTGAGTTTCGTATTTTTCTGTAGTCAAATCAAAAGTCTCTACTTGAGTCAAAGTTTTTCCGTTAAAACCACCAATCAGATAAACTTTATTGTCAATTAAAATCCCAGATGCTTGTTTTGCAGTTGGCATATCTGCAAGTTGATACCAATATCCCGAAGTTATATCATAAAGATGTACCTTGTTTGTAAATGCCGTTGGGCCTTTTTCATTTGCTTTTATAGAGCCGCCCATTACAACAATATTATCTTTATAAGTAAAAGAAGCAGCATTTGAAGCTTGGTGAGGATATGTTTTATCAATAGTTATCGTTTGTCTATTCGTGTCGAAAACTTCAATCTGATCTTGTAAATATTCAAATTTTCCATTAGCTGAAACTCTTTTTCCGCCTAAAATATAAATTGAATTGTTGTAATAATTAAGATTATGATAAGCCCTTTTTTTGAATTTTACTTCAGAGGCTTGCCAGGAATCCGTCTTAATATCGTAAATCAACATTTTGTCTTTGTAGACCTGACCATTAAATTGAAACTGAAGTTCTTTTAAATAATCTGCCATGGTAAAATCGGGCTTTTCTCTTTTAATTTTGTTAAAAGCATCCATTTTAAAACTCGCATCTCCGCCAATAACATAAATCTTATCATCCTTTAAAACAGAACCAAATGCGAAAATGCCATAAGGTAAAGATGCTGCTTTATTAAAGCTTAGTTTTGATTTCAGTTTTAATTTATGATTTGCAGAAATTGTTAGTCCGGATAAATTTTCTATTTCTTCATAAAGAAAAACCGTTGGCTTTTCTCGGATGTCACTCAAACTTATTTTTCTGGAAATATATCCAATATGAGAAAATTCTAATGTATCATTTTCTCTAAAATTTGATACATATTTTAATGAAAACTGCCCTTTTTCATTAGTTAAACCAATAGTATTTGTGTTCAAAGAACGTACATTAACATCTTCAACAGGTAAATTTGTTTTTTGAGAAATAACAACACCTTTTATGTTTTGAGCAGTCAGAAATAATGGAAATAAGACCAGAAATAAGAAGATTTTTTTCAAAATATGTTCATTTAAAATTACCGAATTATTTTTAAATACTATTTTTCGTATAAAACGCACGTTTTTAACTAATTAGCTCAATTTTCATGCCGAATTTGTTAATTTGAACCTAAAGAGATGTTAAAAAAGGCATTTTTTTTGCATAAAAATGTTAAATTCGCCTTATTAGTAAAAGAATCGTTCTTTTTTTGAGTTTTATAAATGAAGCACAAAATTTAAAAAAAATTCCCCCCAAGAAATGAATTTTAAGTTAGTCGTCATATTGTTGTTTTTAAGTTTAAATGTTTTTTCGCAGGAAAAATATATAAAGCATACTATATCTAAAGGTGAAAATATCACTGTAATTGCAAAAAAATACGGAGTAAAACCCAAAGCTATTTTAGATGCAAATCCTAATGCACCTAAAATTTTAAAACTAAACTCAGTTTTACTAATTCCAAATTCAAATCAAACTATTGTTGCAAATGAAGCTATTGTAAATAATAATACTCCAGGAACTCACGAAGTTTTAGCAAAAGAAACGCTGTGGGGAATCTCAAAAAAATACAATGTTTCAGTCGAAGATTTAAAAAAGTCAAATCCGCTTTTAGAGACAGAAGGTTTAAAAATCGGACAACAAATTATCATTCCATCTAATACAGTTGCGGTTTCAGAAAAACCATTCGACGATCTAAAAATTGTCACAGATGTTGAAGTAGTTGTAGAAGTTCAGCCAAAAGAAACGAAATACGCAATTGCAAAAAGATACGGAATAACCGTTGCAGATTTAGAAAAACAAAATCCGTTTATTAAAGGAAATTTACCGGTTGGTTACGTCCTGAAAATCCGAACGACAAAAGAAAAGGCTGACGCAGCGGCGGCACTTTCAACACCAAATCAGGAAGTAAAAGAAACATTACCATCCTCTCAAGGACAAATTGCAGAAACGCCAACAATTAAAACAGACTCAACCAATACCGTTATAAAAGTGGCTAATCATTCAGAATTAGTCGATCAGTTAGTTGTAAACGCAACAGAAAATATCGGAACAAGATATCGATCGGGCGGAACCACAAAAGCGGGTTTTGATTGTTCAGGTTTAATGATTTCAACCTTTAGCGCTTTTGATATTAAATTACCAAGAAGCTCAATCGAACAATCACGAATAGGAATGAAAATTACCGGTGATGAGGCTCAAAAAGGCGATTTGATTTTCTTTAAAACAAATGGCAGACATCAAATTAATCACGTTGGAATGGTTGTAGAAGTTGCTGATGGAGAAATTAAATTTGTACACTCCTCAATTCATGGCGGTGTAATGATTTCATCAACAAAAGAACCATATTACCAAAGAGCATTTTCGCAGGTAAACAGAGTTTTACAATAGTAACGAATTAATTAAAATGTATTTTCTCTTTTAAACACTCCACAGATAAAGGTTTATTTAAAAAAGCAGTAACATAATTATTCTCTTTAATTCTTTTAATTTCGTCCGGATCCAAAGTTGATGAAAGTACATAAATCTGAATTTCTTTTTTAAATTCGGCGTTAAATTTATCGTATTCCTCCAAAAAGCCAAATCCATTCATTATAGGCATTTGAATATCTAATAAAATAATTAGAGATCGGTTTAAATCCTGATGGTTGTGTAGCCATTCTAAACCTTCTTCACCATTATTCGTGATATTTACCTCACTATCAAGAGATTTCCTTATAAGCTGTGTGATAACAAGCTGATCAATCAGATTGTCTTCAATTAATAAAAAGACAGGTTTAAATTCCATGAGCGTTTGGTATTGTTACAATAAACTTACTTCCAATATTATTTTCTGAGGATACACAAATATTTCCTCGAATGTTTTCAACCGCTTCCTTCACTATATACAATCCCAGTCCGGAGCCTTTATTTTTGTTTGTTCCAAAATACATTTCAAAAATGTGGTCTTTAAATTCATCTTTAATACCAATTCCGTTATCAGATATTTCAATTTTATTGCAGCCTTCATCGATGTATGTTCTTATAGCTATAAACATTTGCTGCTTGCTATTGTCTGCATATTTAATAGCATTTGAAAGCAAATTAGAGATAATAATTTGCAGGCGTAAGCCATCACTTTCAATTTCATCAACAAGTAATTCTTTTGTTATTGCGATTTGGTTTGCATTTTCAAAATGCATTAACTGCGAGATCGCTTCATCAAATATTTCACGTAAACTAACAGGTTCCATGATAATTTGTTTTCTCTTATTCTTAGAATAATCAATAATGTCGCTTATAAACTGATCTTGTCTTGCCAGACTTGTGTACATTAAAGTCAAATATTCCCTAATCTGATTTACATTATCTTCTTGTTGCGTAATTTCTATAAGTCCTTTTAAGGAAGTTATTGGTGATCTCAAATCATGTGATGCGCTATAAACAAAACGATCAAGTTCATGATTAACATGTATTAAATTTTCATTTTTAATTTCTATTTCTTTTTTAGAAACAACTAAGCGTTTTACCATTATCGAATAATAAAGGCAAACACTGCAAACGATAATTAGAATAAAGAGAATATTAGTAAAAATAAGTAAGCCTTTTATTTTTCTTGTTCCTTCGCCTAATGTATTCGAAAAATTGCGTTCATTAATAGTAAGCTTATCGCTTATTGCACTAATTTGCTGAAGAAATTTTTGCTGATCTGTATCAGTCAGTAAATTGTACTTTATTTTGGCATTAATTTGTTGCCCCGTAACAAATAATTTAAAGATTAATTTATCGCCTTGTTCCCATTCATTAATCGCCTTGGCTAAAAAAGAAACCTGTTTAAAATTTACAAACAGCCAGATAAGGTCATCTAAATCTTCCTCGTGATTTCGACCAATCAATAATGCTTTTCGGGCAATTGCATTATCTCCGGCTTTCAATAAAGTTACTCTTGCTGTACCGTCTCCTTGCGGAACTTTAAGTTCTTCCAGATATAATTTCCATTGATTTATATCTTTAGTGTATAGATAAGTTATCAAATGGCGCGAAGCATCTTTTTGACCTTTTGAATAATGTGATTCACCATTTACATAAGCTCGCGTTGCTGATAAGGTTTTGATAGTGAAAAAGTTGATGCAAATTAATAATGCGCAACAAACAAAAACAATTAAGAGAAGAACAAAAACATTTGCGAAACGTAATTTCTTGAAAATTTCAAATTTAAACATAGTTTCTTGATTTGTAGGTTAGTAATTTATTCCAATCTTGTGGTCAACTTTTTTGATAGAAAACACCGTTCTTTAATAATCGTGGGGGTCTGATTATTATTAATTAAATTAAACAAATGTTAATAAAACGTTTAATTTTTAAGGTCAATCTACCGATTAACTCAAATTTAATAAAAAAATATTACGCTTTTACAAGCAGTTTGTTTTTTCTTGTTAAATTTTATGCTTAATAATAATTTAGATTTAACTATTTGATTTTTAAATATTTATATTATTTATGCTTGTTATTTTTTAGGTTTCAACTAAAAAAAATAGATTTTTTATAAAGAAATATAATCAGAATAGCGTAGAAATCAATACTTTTTTTGTTTAATCATTGTTGGCTTTTCAGACGATTTACTTAACTCATAATAAAAAATGGACAAGTCATTTTTTACATGAAGTATTGTGTGAGAAATAAAAACCAATACTAAAGTTTACTGACCATTGGAAAGATAGGTTCAAAAATAATTTCAAAGAATCTAAAATTTCAGAAAAAAGTATATCTTTAACCAACCCAAAAACATAAAATAATGCAAGAAAACGATCAGGAAAATTTTAAAAGAGAACTCGGATTACTAGACGGAACCATGCTTGTTGTAGGTTCTATGATTGGCTCCGGGATATTTATTGTAAGTGCCGATATCGCCAGACAAGTAGGATCTGCGGGATGGTTGACTTTAATTTGGCTTATTTCAGGATTAATTACCATTATTGCGGCAGTGAGTTACGGCGAACTAAGTGCCATGTTTCCAAAAGCGGGTGGACAATATGTATACCTGAAAGAAGCATACAATAAACTAATTGCCTTTTTGTATGGCTGGAGTTTTTTCGCAGTAATTCAAACCGGAACAATTGCTGCTGTTGGTGTGGCTTTTTCAAAATTTGCGGCTTATCTGTATGAGCCTTTAAGTGACGAAAATATATTGTTTGAGTTAGGTTTTTTTAAACTCAATGCAGCACAAATTGTTTCCATTTTTACGATTGTTTTATTGACCTATATTAATAGTCGCGGTGTTAAAAATGGAAAAATTTTACAAACCGTTCTTACTATTATTAAAATTTTATCATTAGTAGGTTTAATCGTTTTTGGATTAACGCTTGCAGCAAAAGCTTCAATTTGGGATGCCAATTGGGCAGATGCATGGACTACACGTTCTTATAATGCTGAAAGCGGTTCATGGTTACCAATTAGCGGAACAGCCTTGATTACTGGAATTTCTGCCGCAATGGTAGGATCTTTATTTTCAAGCGACGCCTGGAACGGGGTAACATTTATTGCCGGAGAAATTAAAAACCCAAAACGTAATGTTGGTTTCAGTTTGTTTCTTGGAACATTTATCGTAACCATTATCTATGTTCTAACCAATTTGATGTATTTGGCAGTAATTCCTTTAGACGAAATCGCAACTGCAAAATCAGATAGAGTAGCGGTAGTAGCTTCGCAATATATTTTTGGAAATATCGGAACACTAATCATTGCAATTATGATTATGATTTCGACTTTTGCCTGCAACAACGGTTTAATTATGGCGGGTGCGAGAGTATATTATACAATGGCAAACGACGGTTTATTCTTTAAAAAAGCGGCAGTTCTTAACAAAGCAAGCGTTCCTGCATGGGCTTTATGGGCACAATGTGTTTGGGCTTCGGCATTATGCTTAACCGGAAAATATGGAGATTTATTAGACTTTGTAATCATCATCGTTTTGATTTTTTATATACTGACAATCTACGGAATATTCATTTTGCGTAAAAAAATGCCAGATGTAGAAAGACCATATAAAGCGTTCGGATACCCGTTTTTACCAATGTTGTATATTGTAATTGCAACGGCAATTTGTATTTCACTGTTAATTACAAAATTTTCCACTTGTGGATGGGGAATTCTAATTATGTTAATCGGAATTCCGGTATATTATTTAACAAAACCGAAAGAGAGTTAGGGGAAAAAAGTTGCTAAGATTTTAAGCAGCTAAGATTCTAAGTTAAAACCTTTTCGAAATTATAAAAAAGAAGCGCCTTGTTAACTACAAGGCGTTTCTTTTTTATAATATCTGTCTAGTCCTGAAATAACGATACACAATTACAGTGCAAAAAAAATCAATAATTAACCTTCAAGCCAGGCAAATAAACGTGTATTTTTGCGGTTAAAAAATTAAACTATTTCAGGTTCAATAGAAGATTTTATAGTTGAATTAATAATAGACAAAGTAAGAGGATCTTCTTCTCCGGAGAAAAAAGCATCCAGAATTTCTTTAAATATTGGATTTGTATTTTCAGCCAAAGAAAAAAGCGTCATGGAAGAACGTAATTTTCGAGCATCTAAATCTCCAAAAATACCATCTGCAGATTTTCTTTTAAAAGTTAAAAGCAACTCCGAAATTTCTATAAGATGTTTTCCTAAAATAGGATGTTCTAAAAATTCAGTTGCTTCCTTTAAATCGGCAATCGCATAATAATTTGCATTATCACTCGTGCCTAATCCTTTTAACTGAGGAAAAATAAACCACATCCAGTGAGTTTCTTTTTTTCCTTTTTTAATTTCAGAAAAAGCAGTAAGATAAAGTTTATTTTGTGCATCTAAAAAACGCATTAAATCATTGTTTGAGTAAGCCATTTTGGTATTATATATATGAAAAAAAGGGTGCGAAAGTACTAAAAAAATTAAGGTCTGCCTAATAAAAGGTTCATACTGTGAGTGTTTTAACTTTTAGAGGAAAATTTTTGTACACTACTTCTAGTGTGAAAATGTTTTACATTATCTTCCTTTCTATAAATTCTCCTAAAAGTTAAATTGATTCTCGGCAATACATTTCGGGCTGTTTTAGGAACCTGATGCTGCCAGTAACTATTGGTTGTTCCTGCCATCAAAAGAAAAGATCCATGATGTAAAGGAATCTCAATCTGCGGTATATCTTTTCTAAATTTATGACGCAGTCTAAACATTCTCGTTTCTCCAAAAGTCACCGAAGCAATAATCGGATTCTGTCCCGTATTGTGTTCTTTATCACTATGCCACGCCACGCCATCTTTGCCATTACGATATAAATTAAGCAATAAAGCATTAAAATCAAGCTGCGTTTCTTTCTCTACGCGACTTCTAATAGTCAGTAATTCATAAGTCCAGTCTGGACCATTTTGATCTGCTCCAACATTATCTTTGTCTTCATACCAGGCAATCATTCTGGGAGCAGTAACCGTTTTATCAAAAATTTCCATTTCATATTCCCTCCATTTCGTTTGATGAAGTAATTTTTCATAAAAACGATCAGATTCTTCTTTAGTGAAGAAATTATCAATCAAAATCAGTTCAGTATCAGGCAGGTCATATATAATTTTACCGCGGTTTCCCGTAGTAAATAATTCAGTATCATTAAATAGTGTCATAAGTCAATGTTTAAGGTTATAGCTCTATTTTAAAATTTATTTTAAGAAATGCTTACTAAAAAAAACTTTCCTCGGATATTTCTCAGCATAACTATAGATTAAATGCGTTATATATTGATTGCTTTTATAAGGCGTAACATAATCTTTTATCTCTGACGGCTCAGTAATTACAACATCTGACGGAATATAGCCCATACCGTAAAAGTGCCCATTTTCGACCCAGACACAACTCCGCTCATCTGCCGATCTGCCTTTGTCAATAATCGCAAAACTTGGTCTGTTGTTTAAAAAAAAATCAATTGCATTTTCGACTTTCTCATTATGATCCAGAACTTCGGGTAAATCTGTTGTATCATTATTTGGCATATTTTCTTCTATCGAAATACAGTATTTACAAAACCTGTAATCAAGTTCAAATTGTTTCGCCAGACTTTGCAATAAATTTATGCCTTCATGTATACTATTGAAATGCTCAATGGAGGATTGAAATTTACTGAGTTTTCCAACGGCCAGATATTTATAACCACTGCGCGCTTCATATTGATAGAGCCCGTATTTTGATTCAAAACGTTTTAAAGCTCTGTTGTATGTAGGCCAAAGTTGTTTGATTTCAGTACATTCTAAAAGCAGAGCCATTAATTCGGTAGCACAAATTTCAAAGGAAATACTATAGATATCCCGTAAAAAATTTTGTCTTTGCGAATTCACATTATGACCGCTAAAATGAGAAGCTACACGTTTTTTTATATTGATTGCTTTTCCAACATAAATCACTTTTTTAACCTCATTATAAAAATAATAAACACCAGGTTTTTCAGGTAAATTATTAAAATCGTCAGGCGGCAGATTAGGAGGCAAACGCTGATCTTGCGACGTATTTTTGATCATTTTTGCGATATGTCCTTCATAATCCCACTCTAATAATCGGGAAAATAATATGGCTGTAGCATCAGCATCGCCGCCGGCACGATGTCTGTTTTCTAAAGATATATCTAATGAATTGCAAAGATTTCCTAAACTGTAAGATCCAAATCCGGGTCTTATCTTTCTTGCTGCCCGAACGGTGCACAATTTTCTCGCCGTCCACTTAAACCCCGCTTGTTCAAGTTGATGGCGTACGAATGAATAATCAAAATTGACATTGTGCGCAACGAAAACACGATCAGCAAGCATTTCCAGTACTTTCTCTGCAATATCATCAAATATAGGAGCGTTAGCTACCATTTCGTTATTAATGCCCGTTAAGCCAAAAATTGACAGCGGTATTTCCTTTTCAGGATTTACCAGCGTCTCATAGCGATCAATCACATTTGTGCCGTCATGAATAATAATGGCAATTTCTGTAATGCGGCTGCCACCCGCGTTACCACCGGTGGTTTCAATATCTACTATGGCATATTCCAGCTTTTTCATGTCTATTATATAACGTAAAATCGATTGTTTTCTGTTGATTTATATTTTTTATCTAAGAAGATTTAAACTTTAATCGTAATAACATCTTTGAGTAAAGTAGAAAACTTGGGAGATAAACTGTTTTGCCTCATTTTCCATTGCCGCCCCAAAGACTGCACGCCGAATTTAATTTTATTATTACCGTAACTTTGGTTCATTTTATCAATCACTCTCATTAAAGGCTGATGTTTTGGATTTGAAGTTTCGAATAAATTAAGCTGCGTTTCACTATTTGGCGTTAATCCCATTACAATTACACCCGCTTTTTTATAACGATAACCCTTTTTAAAAATAGCTTGAAATCCTTTTTGTGCGGCCTCATTAAGTTCTATTGTTGAATTGGTTGGAAAATCAGTAGTAATGGTAATACTTCTTGAATAATGTGATTGCTCGTTCTTTAAAAAACTAGTCTGGATAAAAACAGTTACCATATTACAATGACAATCCTGACGCCTTAATTTCTCAGCACAGGAAGCTGTAAACGTGCTGATTCGTTCTGATATTTCTTCATAAGTAGTATACCTTTTTTCGAAAGACCTCGTAGTAGCAATCATTTTACGATCTGCAGCATCTTCTAAATCCAAAGTTGGTTTGCCTTCTAATTCATGTTTTAACCGAAGTCCGACTACAGACATTTCTTTTCTTACCCAAGCATCCGGAAGCTCAGTAAAGTCATAAGCCGTGTTGATTTTTTTTAATTTAAGCCGTTTGGCGTGTTTTCTTCCAATTCCCCAGACATCTTCAATTTTAGTCCATTTTAATGCTTTAATTCTTTTTTCTTCAGAGTCAATACAATAAACACCCTGCGTACGATCTGCAAATTTTCGTGCAATTTTATTTGCCACTTTCGCCAAAGCTTTGGTAGGCGCAAAACCTATACTAACAGGAATGCCCGTTCCTTGTGTCACTTCTTTCCGCATTTTTAAACCCAGCGTATTGAGATCAAATAAATCGTAACCTGAAAATTTCAGGAAAGCTTCATCAATACTGTAAATTTCGATTTCGGGAGTATAAGTTTGAAGCAAATTCATTACCCGATTACTCATATCACCATATAACGGATAATTAGAAGAATAAACAAAAATGTTTTTTTCTTTAAAAATAGATTCATATTTAAAAGCAGGAATAGCCATTGGTATGCCCAATGCCTTAGCTTCATCAGAGCGCGAAATAACACAGCCATCATTGTTAGAAAGAATAACGATAGGTTTTCCTCTTAAACGTGGATCAAATACTCTTTGACAAGAAGCATAAAAATTGTTACAATCGACTAAAGCAAACATTTCTAAACGTATTTTTTATTTCTATTTTGTTACCCTGATTTATCAATCTGAGCGAAGTTCGAAGACTGACAATTATTTAAAAGGATTTAATACTGTGAATCACAATTCCCCAAATCACAAAATTATTTTCCGGAGTTACTTTTATTGGTTGATAATCTTCATTTTCGGCAATAAGCCAGATGATATCTTTTTCTATTCTGATACGCTTTACAGTAAATTCACCATCAATTTGGCAGACAGCAATTTTATTGTTTTGCGGTTCCAGGCTTTTATCAATAATCAATAAATCACCATCATTAATACCAACATTTTTCATAGAATGTCCTTTTACCCGGGCAAAATAAGTAGTGTATTTATGTTTGATAAATTCTTTGTTAAGATCAATCGATAATTCAATAAAATCATCAGCAGGCGAAGGAAAACCTGCGCTGATACCAACATCAAAAAAAGGCAGTTTTATTTCCGAACTTACATCCGGAATATACAATTCTATTGATTTTGTGGTATTTATATTGCTCAATTTCATAATCACTTCAAAAATTTGTTTTTTTGTATATTACAAAATTAGTACAGATGATAACATTTTTTTGTATATTTGTTGTTCCAAATTATAACAAATTAATTATGTCCTTATTTTCAGATAACATCAGAGCATTGAGGGTTAAGCATAAAATATCTCAGGAGAAATTAGCTGAAAACCTTAGAATTACCCGAGGAAGATACGTTAAATACGAAGACGGAACTTCAGAAGCGCCGTATGATATTTTAAAGCAGATTGCTTTATATTTTCATATGAGTATCGATTTATTATTGTCTGTCGACATACGTAAAATCGATATAGAAAACTTGATAAAACTAGAAGGAAACCGACTCATTTTACCCATACAAGTAGATAGATTTGGAGAGAATTTTATTGAAATTGTATCTCAAAAAGCAAAAGCAGGATATCTAAACGGATATGCAGATCCGGAATATATTGAAAGTCTACAGCAAGTTTCTCTTCCGTTTTTAGACCCGGGAAAACACCGTGGATTTCCTGTAGAAGGCGATTCGATGCCACCGCACGAAGACGGATCTATTATTATTGGTCGTTATGTAGAAAGGCTGGGAGAGGTAATGGATGGCAAAACATACATTTTAATTACTAAAAATGAGGGAATGGTGTATAAACGTCTCAATAAAAACAAAAAAAATGCTTTGGTTCTGGAATCAGACAATCGTTTTTATCCAAATTATGAAGTGAAAGCTTCTGATATTTTAGAGATTTGGGAATACGAATGCAATATCGGAAGAAGCGATAAACGTCATGAACAGACAGAATCTCAAAGCATGAAAGATTTGCTTCTGGAGGTGAAAAGAGAGGTTATGGAGATTAAGAATAATACATCGAATACGTAATTTTTTGCCACAGATTGCATCGATTTGAAAAATCTAGACAAAGCCATTCAAAAATCCTTTTAATCTGTGCAATCTGTGGCAAAAATAAAACTAAAAAACTTTCACAAAACTCAAACCATATTGCTGACCATTATAAAAAGGCATTATCATAGAAGTAGATTTAGTTTCA
It contains:
- a CDS encoding carboxypeptidase-like regulatory domain-containing protein, yielding MKKIFLFLVLFPLFLTAQNIKGVVISQKTNLPVEDVNVRSLNTNTIGLTNEKGQFSLKYVSNFRENDTLEFSHIGYISRKISLSDIREKPTVFLYEEIENLSGLTISANHKLKLKSKLSFNKAASLPYGIFAFGSVLKDDKIYVIGGDASFKMDAFNKIKREKPDFTMADYLKELQFQFNGQVYKDKMLIYDIKTDSWQASEVKFKKRAYHNLNYYNNSIYILGGKRVSANGKFEYLQDQIEVFDTNRQTITIDKTYPHQASNAASFTYKDNIVVMGGSIKANEKGPTAFTNKVHLYDITSGYWYQLADMPTAKQASGILIDNKVYLIGGFNGKTLTQVETFDLTTEKYETQGELFSGLEKPAVTYCNNIIYCFEDKKMLTYNITSKELKEYAIELGLKSSAMYYSNGKLYIIGGYTYNDYSETPSTSVYNISIDEFEATKPDRIKVFSAINNDSKVNP
- a CDS encoding peptidoglycan endopeptidase, translating into MNFKLVVILLFLSLNVFSQEKYIKHTISKGENITVIAKKYGVKPKAILDANPNAPKILKLNSVLLIPNSNQTIVANEAIVNNNTPGTHEVLAKETLWGISKKYNVSVEDLKKSNPLLETEGLKIGQQIIIPSNTVAVSEKPFDDLKIVTDVEVVVEVQPKETKYAIAKRYGITVADLEKQNPFIKGNLPVGYVLKIRTTKEKADAAAALSTPNQEVKETLPSSQGQIAETPTIKTDSTNTVIKVANHSELVDQLVVNATENIGTRYRSGGTTKAGFDCSGLMISTFSAFDIKLPRSSIEQSRIGMKITGDEAQKGDLIFFKTNGRHQINHVGMVVEVADGEIKFVHSSIHGGVMISSTKEPYYQRAFSQVNRVLQ
- a CDS encoding response regulator encodes the protein MEFKPVFLLIEDNLIDQLVITQLIRKSLDSEVNITNNGEEGLEWLHNHQDLNRSLIILLDIQMPIMNGFGFLEEYDKFNAEFKKEIQIYVLSSTLDPDEIKRIKENNYVTAFLNKPLSVECLKEKIHFN
- a CDS encoding sensor histidine kinase, which gives rise to MFKFEIFKKLRFANVFVLLLIVFVCCALLICINFFTIKTLSATRAYVNGESHYSKGQKDASRHLITYLYTKDINQWKLYLEELKVPQGDGTARVTLLKAGDNAIARKALLIGRNHEEDLDDLIWLFVNFKQVSFLAKAINEWEQGDKLIFKLFVTGQQINAKIKYNLLTDTDQQKFLQQISAISDKLTINERNFSNTLGEGTRKIKGLLIFTNILFILIIVCSVCLYYSIMVKRLVVSKKEIEIKNENLIHVNHELDRFVYSASHDLRSPITSLKGLIEITQQEDNVNQIREYLTLMYTSLARQDQFISDIIDYSKNKRKQIIMEPVSLREIFDEAISQLMHFENANQIAITKELLVDEIESDGLRLQIIISNLLSNAIKYADNSKQQMFIAIRTYIDEGCNKIEISDNGIGIKDEFKDHIFEMYFGTNKNKGSGLGLYIVKEAVENIRGNICVSSENNIGSKFIVTIPNAHGI
- a CDS encoding APC family permease → MQENDQENFKRELGLLDGTMLVVGSMIGSGIFIVSADIARQVGSAGWLTLIWLISGLITIIAAVSYGELSAMFPKAGGQYVYLKEAYNKLIAFLYGWSFFAVIQTGTIAAVGVAFSKFAAYLYEPLSDENILFELGFFKLNAAQIVSIFTIVLLTYINSRGVKNGKILQTVLTIIKILSLVGLIVFGLTLAAKASIWDANWADAWTTRSYNAESGSWLPISGTALITGISAAMVGSLFSSDAWNGVTFIAGEIKNPKRNVGFSLFLGTFIVTIIYVLTNLMYLAVIPLDEIATAKSDRVAVVASQYIFGNIGTLIIAIMIMISTFACNNGLIMAGARVYYTMANDGLFFKKAAVLNKASVPAWALWAQCVWASALCLTGKYGDLLDFVIIIVLIFYILTIYGIFILRKKMPDVERPYKAFGYPFLPMLYIVIATAICISLLITKFSTCGWGILIMLIGIPVYYLTKPKES
- a CDS encoding DUF1810 domain-containing protein, which codes for MAYSNNDLMRFLDAQNKLYLTAFSEIKKGKKETHWMWFIFPQLKGLGTSDNANYYAIADLKEATEFLEHPILGKHLIEISELLLTFKRKSADGIFGDLDARKLRSSMTLFSLAENTNPIFKEILDAFFSGEEDPLTLSIINSTIKSSIEPEIV
- a CDS encoding alpha-ketoglutarate-dependent dioxygenase AlkB family protein, with amino-acid sequence MTLFNDTELFTTGNRGKIIYDLPDTELILIDNFFTKEESDRFYEKLLHQTKWREYEMEIFDKTVTAPRMIAWYEDKDNVGADQNGPDWTYELLTIRSRVEKETQLDFNALLLNLYRNGKDGVAWHSDKEHNTGQNPIIASVTFGETRMFRLRHKFRKDIPQIEIPLHHGSFLLMAGTTNSYWQHQVPKTARNVLPRINLTFRRIYRKEDNVKHFHTRSSVQKFSSKS
- a CDS encoding exonuclease domain-containing protein; its protein translation is MKKLEYAIVDIETTGGNAGGSRITEIAIIIHDGTNVIDRYETLVNPEKEIPLSIFGLTGINNEMVANAPIFDDIAEKVLEMLADRVFVAHNVNFDYSFVRHQLEQAGFKWTARKLCTVRAARKIRPGFGSYSLGNLCNSLDISLENRHRAGGDADATAILFSRLLEWDYEGHIAKMIKNTSQDQRLPPNLPPDDFNNLPEKPGVYYFYNEVKKVIYVGKAINIKKRVASHFSGHNVNSQRQNFLRDIYSISFEICATELMALLLECTEIKQLWPTYNRALKRFESKYGLYQYEARSGYKYLAVGKLSKFQSSIEHFNSIHEGINLLQSLAKQFELDYRFCKYCISIEENMPNNDTTDLPEVLDHNEKVENAIDFFLNNRPSFAIIDKGRSADERSCVWVENGHFYGMGYIPSDVVITEPSEIKDYVTPYKSNQYITHLIYSYAEKYPRKVFFSKHFLK